A genomic region of Pseudomonas abietaniphila contains the following coding sequences:
- a CDS encoding aldehyde dehydrogenase family protein produces MRDQLYINGEWVSPDLGGYLDVIDPATEQVLQRVAAGTEEDIDHAVRAARRAFDSDWGHTTGAQRAVWLEALADELQGSQDELATLEVHDNGKPLPEAQWDIGDAIACFRYYAGLARELDGRQDQPLALPDERFRCRTRLEPIGVAGQIIPWNYPLLMAAWKVAPALAAGATVVLKPSELTPLTALELAGAADRIGLPAGVLNIVTGLGADAGSPLTLHPGVDKLAFTGSVPTGSKIMSAAASDIKNISLELGGKSAFIVFDDADVEAAVEWILFGIFWNQGQVCSATSRLLVQDNIAGRLIERLVEETRKITIGQGLEPNVLLGPLVSRGQYEKVLGFVDQGVASGAKLLTGGKRPSHRSHGYFMEPAIFDEPAHNSIVWREEIFGPVLCVKRFKDEAQAVQMANASRFGLAAAVMSADPQRATRVANQLRAGIIWVNCSQPTFVEAPWGGMKHSGIGRELGQWGLDNYLEVKQVTEYVSDTPWGWYIK; encoded by the coding sequence ATGCGTGATCAGTTGTACATCAACGGCGAGTGGGTCAGCCCGGATCTGGGCGGCTACCTGGACGTCATCGATCCGGCGACGGAGCAGGTCCTGCAACGGGTTGCGGCGGGCACGGAAGAAGACATCGATCACGCCGTGCGCGCGGCGCGCCGAGCCTTCGACAGTGACTGGGGACACACCACCGGGGCGCAACGTGCCGTCTGGCTGGAAGCCCTGGCTGATGAACTTCAGGGCTCGCAAGACGAACTGGCGACGCTGGAAGTGCACGACAACGGCAAGCCCCTGCCTGAAGCCCAGTGGGACATCGGCGATGCAATCGCCTGCTTCCGCTATTACGCAGGCCTGGCACGTGAACTCGACGGCCGTCAGGATCAGCCTCTGGCCCTGCCCGATGAGCGTTTCCGTTGCCGCACCCGGCTGGAGCCCATCGGTGTTGCGGGGCAGATCATTCCCTGGAACTACCCGCTGCTGATGGCGGCGTGGAAGGTCGCGCCCGCGCTGGCGGCCGGTGCGACGGTGGTCCTGAAGCCTTCGGAGCTGACGCCGTTGACCGCGCTGGAACTGGCCGGCGCGGCAGATCGAATTGGCCTTCCAGCGGGTGTGCTGAACATCGTGACCGGCTTGGGCGCCGATGCGGGCAGCCCGCTGACGCTGCATCCCGGGGTCGACAAGCTGGCCTTCACCGGCAGTGTCCCGACCGGCTCGAAAATCATGTCGGCGGCCGCCAGTGACATCAAGAACATCAGCCTGGAGCTGGGCGGCAAATCGGCGTTCATCGTGTTCGACGATGCCGACGTCGAGGCAGCGGTAGAGTGGATTCTGTTCGGGATTTTCTGGAATCAGGGCCAGGTCTGCAGCGCGACGTCGCGGTTGCTGGTGCAGGACAACATTGCGGGGCGACTGATCGAGCGCCTGGTCGAGGAGACCCGCAAGATCACCATCGGCCAAGGGCTTGAGCCGAACGTATTACTGGGGCCGCTGGTCAGTCGAGGTCAATACGAAAAGGTGTTGGGTTTCGTCGATCAGGGCGTCGCCAGCGGCGCAAAGCTGCTGACGGGCGGGAAACGTCCGTCGCACCGGTCACACGGTTATTTCATGGAGCCTGCGATCTTTGACGAACCAGCGCACAACAGCATCGTCTGGCGTGAAGAAATCTTCGGCCCGGTGTTGTGTGTCAAACGCTTCAAGGATGAGGCGCAAGCGGTGCAGATGGCCAACGCCAGCCGCTTCGGGCTCGCCGCCGCCGTGATGAGTGCCGATCCACAACGTGCGACACGGGTGGCCAACCAACTGCGCGCAGGAATCATCTGGGTCAACTGCTCGCAACCCACTTTCGTTGAAGCGCCTTGGGGCGGCATGAAGCACAGCGGGATCGGACGCGAGCTGGGTCAATGGGGGCTGGACAATTATCTGGAGGTCAAGCAAGTGACCGAGTACGTCAGCGATACGCCATGGGGTTGGTATATCAAATGA
- the bioD gene encoding dethiobiotin synthase produces the protein MSAAYFIAGTDTDVGKTTIATGLLYAARQSGLSTAAGKPVASGCDVKPKGLRNPDAVALRAECSVELTYNEVNPVAFEPPIAPHLAAREAGVALTVQSLLGPMRHILEKKADFTLIEGAGGWRVPLADQANLSDLAIALDLPVILVVGVRLGCISHALLSAEAIANDGLQLAGWVANIIDPKTSRLEENLATLAERLPAPCLGRVPHMKKATPEMVAEHLHLELLD, from the coding sequence ATGAGTGCTGCGTATTTCATCGCGGGAACCGACACCGACGTTGGCAAGACCACCATTGCCACGGGACTGCTGTATGCGGCGCGACAATCCGGATTGAGCACGGCGGCGGGCAAACCCGTTGCGTCTGGCTGCGACGTCAAGCCCAAGGGCTTGCGTAATCCTGATGCCGTGGCGTTGCGCGCCGAGTGTTCGGTCGAGCTGACATACAACGAGGTCAACCCGGTTGCGTTTGAACCGCCCATCGCCCCGCACCTGGCGGCTCGTGAGGCGGGCGTGGCGCTGACCGTGCAATCCCTGCTCGGGCCCATGCGACACATCCTTGAGAAAAAGGCCGACTTCACGCTGATCGAGGGCGCCGGTGGTTGGCGCGTGCCGCTGGCGGACCAGGCCAATCTGTCTGACTTGGCGATTGCACTCGACCTGCCGGTCATTCTGGTGGTGGGCGTGCGTCTGGGCTGCATCAGCCATGCGTTGCTGTCTGCCGAGGCGATTGCCAACGACGGCCTGCAACTGGCGGGCTGGGTCGCGAACATCATCGATCCCAAGACGTCCCGCCTCGAAGAGAACCTTGCGACCCTGGCCGAGCGTCTGCCCGCACCATGCCTGGGGCGCGTGCCTCACATGAAGAAAGCCACGCCGGAAATGGTCGCCGAGCATTTGCATCTGGAGCTGCTGGATTAG
- the bioC gene encoding malonyl-ACP O-methyltransferase BioC — MTDLSHCAVLKAVKQQQTTTQCHLPDKRQVAASFSKAAASYDSVADLQRAVGSELMSRLPDITPARWLDLGSGTGYFSRVLAKNFPDSDGIALDIAEGMLRHARPLGGAQHYVAGDAENLPLRDASVELMFSSLAVQWCSDFAAVLSEARRVLQPGGIFGFASLCVGTLYELRDSWQAVDGMVHVNRFREFDDYQRLCAASGLQIRSLNVLPHVLHYPDVRSLTHELKALGAHNINPGRPGGLTGRARIQALIEAYEGFRQEKGLPATYQVVYAVLEKPAAV, encoded by the coding sequence ATGACTGATCTTTCCCACTGTGCGGTGCTCAAAGCCGTGAAACAGCAACAGACGACGACCCAGTGCCATTTGCCCGACAAGCGTCAGGTGGCGGCGTCCTTCTCTAAAGCGGCGGCCAGCTACGACAGCGTCGCGGATCTGCAACGCGCGGTCGGCAGCGAGCTGATGTCGCGCCTGCCGGACATCACCCCTGCGCGCTGGCTCGATCTGGGCAGCGGCACCGGCTATTTCAGCCGTGTATTGGCGAAGAACTTTCCGGACAGCGACGGTATCGCGCTGGACATCGCCGAAGGCATGCTGCGCCACGCGCGGCCTCTGGGTGGCGCGCAGCATTACGTCGCAGGCGATGCCGAAAACCTGCCGTTGCGTGATGCCAGCGTCGAGCTGATGTTTTCCAGTCTGGCCGTGCAGTGGTGCTCGGATTTCGCGGCGGTGCTGAGCGAGGCGCGTCGCGTGTTGCAGCCGGGCGGCATCTTCGGGTTCGCCAGCCTGTGTGTCGGCACGTTGTACGAACTGCGGGACAGCTGGCAGGCAGTGGACGGCATGGTCCACGTCAATCGTTTCCGTGAGTTCGACGACTACCAACGCCTGTGCGCCGCCAGCGGTTTGCAGATTCGCAGCCTGAACGTGTTGCCCCATGTGCTTCATTACCCGGATGTCCGCAGCCTGACCCACGAGTTGAAGGCATTGGGTGCGCACAATATCAATCCGGGGCGTCCGGGAGGTTTGACTGGCCGCGCGCGGATTCAGGCGTTGATTGAGGCGTATGAAGGGTTCCGACAGGAGAAAGGCCTGCCGGCGACCTACCAAGTGGTCTACGCGGTGTTGGAAAAGCCAGCAGCTGTTTAA
- a CDS encoding alpha/beta fold hydrolase, giving the protein MRNRLILLPGWGLGVSPLEPLAAALRGLDEHLHVEIEPLPDLDNDHLDDWLDELDSTLPDNAWLGGWSLGGMLAAELAARRGERCCGLATFASNVCFVARSQWPNAMPQTDFAAFIAGCRADADATLKRFSLLCVQGAEEPRALSRQLKAGAPHGIGNGLIEGLKLLEKMDTRAALQAYRGPQLHLFGGLDALVPAEASADLLTLLPDIEVGVIEQASHAFILENPHGVAAAVQAFLHESGDD; this is encoded by the coding sequence ATGCGTAATCGGTTGATCCTGCTGCCGGGTTGGGGCCTGGGCGTGTCGCCGCTGGAGCCCTTGGCGGCAGCGTTACGTGGGCTGGACGAGCACCTTCACGTCGAGATCGAGCCGTTGCCCGATCTGGACAACGATCACCTCGATGACTGGCTCGACGAGCTGGACTCCACCTTGCCGGACAACGCCTGGTTGGGCGGGTGGTCGCTCGGCGGCATGCTCGCTGCTGAGCTGGCGGCGCGGCGTGGTGAGCGCTGTTGTGGATTGGCGACATTCGCCAGCAACGTATGTTTCGTCGCCCGCAGCCAATGGCCGAATGCGATGCCGCAGACGGACTTCGCTGCGTTCATCGCGGGCTGCAGAGCCGACGCAGACGCCACCCTCAAGCGTTTCAGCCTGCTTTGCGTACAAGGTGCTGAAGAGCCGCGTGCGTTGTCCCGGCAGCTCAAGGCGGGCGCGCCCCATGGCATCGGCAACGGCCTGATCGAAGGCCTCAAACTGCTCGAAAAAATGGACACCCGCGCCGCGCTGCAAGCGTATCGCGGCCCGCAATTGCACCTGTTTGGCGGTCTCGATGCGTTAGTGCCGGCAGAAGCCTCGGCCGACCTGCTCACGCTCCTGCCCGACATCGAAGTCGGCGTGATCGAACAAGCGAGTCACGCGTTCATCCTGGAAAATCCCCACGGCGTGGCCGCAGCGGTCCAGGCGTTCCTACATGAGTCTGGTGATGACTGA
- the bioF gene encoding 8-amino-7-oxononanoate synthase, whose amino-acid sequence MSFDLSARLAARRAEHLYRQRPLLQSPQGPEVVVDGQPLLAFCNNDYMGLANHPDVIGAWKAGAERWGVGGGASHLVIGHSTPHHELEEALADLTGRPRALLFSNGYMANLGAVTALVGQGDTVLEDRLNHASLLDAGLLSGARFSRYLHNDPDSLNSRLEKAVGDTLVVTDGVFSMDGDIADLPALAKVAKAKNAWLMVDDAHGFGPLGAIGAGIVEHFGMTMEDVPVLIGTLGKSFGTAGAFVAGSEELIETLIQFARPYIYTTSQPPGLACATLKSLELLRTEHWRREHLKALIKQFRDGAEAIGLELMDSFTPIQPILIGDSDRALRLSQMLRERGLMVTAIRPPTVPAGSARLRVTLSAAHSEAQVRLLLEALEQCYPLLGTSEPVEAHHA is encoded by the coding sequence ATGTCTTTCGATCTGAGCGCACGTCTCGCTGCTCGTCGTGCCGAACACCTTTATCGCCAGCGCCCCTTGCTGCAAAGCCCGCAAGGGCCTGAAGTCGTGGTCGATGGCCAGCCGCTGCTGGCGTTCTGCAACAACGACTACATGGGGCTGGCCAATCACCCCGATGTGATTGGGGCCTGGAAAGCGGGTGCCGAGCGCTGGGGTGTCGGTGGCGGTGCCTCGCACCTGGTCATCGGCCACAGCACGCCGCACCACGAACTTGAAGAAGCACTGGCTGACCTGACCGGTCGTCCTCGTGCCTTGCTGTTTTCCAACGGATACATGGCGAACCTCGGTGCCGTCACAGCATTGGTGGGGCAGGGCGACACGGTGCTGGAAGACCGCCTCAATCACGCCTCCTTGCTCGATGCCGGCCTGCTCAGTGGTGCCCGTTTCTCCCGTTATCTGCATAACGACCCCGACAGCCTGAACAGTCGGCTTGAAAAAGCCGTGGGCGACACGCTGGTGGTGACCGACGGTGTGTTCAGCATGGACGGCGACATCGCCGATCTGCCCGCGCTGGCAAAGGTCGCCAAGGCGAAAAACGCCTGGCTGATGGTCGACGACGCCCACGGCTTCGGGCCTTTGGGCGCAATCGGTGCGGGCATCGTCGAGCATTTCGGGATGACCATGGAGGACGTGCCTGTACTGATCGGCACCCTCGGCAAATCCTTCGGTACGGCAGGCGCCTTCGTCGCAGGAAGCGAGGAGCTGATCGAAACCCTGATCCAGTTCGCCCGCCCGTATATCTACACCACCAGTCAGCCGCCGGGGTTGGCGTGCGCCACGCTGAAAAGCCTTGAACTGCTGCGCACCGAGCACTGGCGTCGCGAGCATCTCAAGGCCTTGATCAAGCAGTTCCGCGACGGCGCCGAAGCGATCGGCCTTGAGCTGATGGACAGCTTCACACCGATTCAGCCCATCCTCATCGGCGACAGCGACCGGGCGCTGCGTTTGTCGCAGATGCTGCGTGAACGCGGGTTGATGGTCACGGCGATTCGTCCGCCGACCGTTCCCGCAGGCAGCGCGCGTTTACGCGTGACGTTGTCAGCGGCGCACAGCGAGGCTCAGGTGCGGCTATTGTTGGAAGCACTGGAGCAGTGTTATCCGCTGCTGGGGACGAGTGAGCCGGTGGAGGCACACCATGCGTAA
- the bioB gene encoding biotin synthase BioB, translated as MSASINATLRHDWNLAEVRALFTQPFNDLLFQAQTVHRAHFDANRVQVSTLLSIKTGACPEDCKYCPQSGHYNTGLEKEKLMQVQQVLEEAARAKAIGSTRFCMGAAWKHPSAKDMPYVLEMVKGVKAMGLETCMTLGKLDQDQTKALADAGLDYYNHNLDTSPDFYTSIITTRTYSERLQTLAYVRDAGMKICSGGILGMGESLDDRANLLIQLANLPEHPESVPINMLVKVAGTPLANAEDVDPFDFIRMLAVARILMPKSHVRLSAGREAMNDQMQALAFFAGANSIFYGDKLLTTANPQADKDMLLFSRLGIQPEAREEHSDEVHQAAIEQALIEQKSSEMFYDAAV; from the coding sequence ATGAGCGCCAGCATCAATGCCACTTTGCGTCACGACTGGAATCTAGCCGAGGTCCGGGCGTTGTTCACACAACCCTTCAATGACCTGCTGTTTCAAGCGCAAACCGTGCACCGCGCTCATTTCGACGCCAACCGCGTTCAGGTTTCCACGCTGCTGTCGATCAAGACCGGCGCCTGCCCTGAAGACTGCAAGTACTGCCCGCAGTCCGGTCACTACAACACCGGTCTGGAAAAAGAGAAGCTGATGCAGGTCCAGCAGGTGCTGGAAGAAGCGGCGCGTGCCAAAGCCATCGGTTCCACGCGTTTCTGCATGGGCGCGGCGTGGAAGCACCCATCGGCCAAAGACATGCCGTACGTGCTCGAAATGGTTAAAGGCGTGAAGGCCATGGGCCTGGAAACCTGCATGACCCTGGGCAAGCTGGATCAGGATCAAACCAAGGCGTTGGCGGATGCGGGTCTGGATTATTACAACCACAACCTCGACACCTCGCCGGACTTCTACACCAGCATCATCACCACCCGCACCTACAGCGAGCGTCTGCAGACGCTGGCCTATGTGCGCGATGCGGGCATGAAGATCTGCTCAGGCGGCATTCTGGGCATGGGCGAGTCGCTGGATGACCGCGCCAACCTGCTGATTCAGCTGGCCAACCTGCCGGAGCATCCGGAATCCGTGCCGATCAACATGCTGGTGAAAGTGGCGGGCACGCCGCTGGCCAACGCTGAAGATGTGGACCCGTTCGATTTCATTCGCATGCTGGCCGTCGCCCGTATTTTGATGCCGAAATCCCACGTGCGCCTGTCCGCTGGCCGCGAAGCCATGAACGATCAGATGCAGGCCCTGGCGTTCTTTGCCGGCGCGAACTCGATCTTCTACGGCGACAAACTGCTGACCACGGCCAACCCGCAGGCCGACAAAGACATGCTGCTGTTCTCACGTCTGGGCATCCAGCCAGAAGCCCGTGAAGAACACTCGGACGAAGTGCATCAAGCCGCTATCGAGCAGGCACTGATCGAGCAGAAGAGCAGCGAGATGTTTTACGACGCGGCGGTGTGA
- a CDS encoding ComF family protein: MRCQPHNGHQVYIWLKNVQSCLLCDEQTDADTSVCMACERELPWLIDQCERCALPMPMSGLTCAQCTRQSPAFNEVVVPWLYDFPIDALVTRFKHQGKWPLGRLLAELLGRTLQYRYDEGHPRPDVLIPVPLASKRMRQRGYNQAAMLAQWLSRALQLPIDERTVRRVKETPAQQGLDAKARKRNLREAFAVIDPVRVAGKHIALIDDVLTTGSTADTLARLMIKAGARQVDVYCLARTPKPGD; the protein is encoded by the coding sequence ATGCGCTGTCAACCACACAACGGACACCAGGTTTACATATGGTTAAAAAACGTACAAAGCTGTCTGTTATGCGATGAGCAGACGGATGCTGACACGTCAGTCTGCATGGCCTGCGAGCGCGAGCTGCCCTGGCTGATTGACCAGTGCGAGCGCTGCGCCCTGCCCATGCCAATGTCCGGGCTGACCTGCGCGCAGTGCACACGCCAATCGCCGGCGTTCAACGAAGTCGTCGTCCCGTGGCTTTACGACTTCCCCATCGACGCGCTGGTCACACGCTTCAAGCATCAGGGCAAATGGCCGTTGGGCCGCCTGCTTGCCGAACTGCTCGGCCGGACCTTGCAATACCGCTATGACGAAGGCCATCCACGGCCGGATGTTCTGATCCCCGTCCCGCTCGCCAGCAAAAGAATGCGCCAGCGCGGTTACAACCAGGCGGCAATGCTTGCGCAATGGTTAAGCCGTGCATTGCAACTGCCTATAGATGAAAGAACCGTCAGACGCGTCAAGGAAACACCTGCCCAACAGGGCCTGGATGCGAAGGCGAGAAAGCGCAATCTGCGTGAAGCGTTTGCGGTGATCGATCCAGTTCGCGTGGCCGGAAAACATATCGCCTTGATTGACGACGTACTGACCACGGGCTCAACCGCCGATACCCTTGCGCGATTGATGATCAAGGCCGGTGCCAGGCAGGTCGATGTGTATTGCCTGGCGAGGACGCCGAAGCCGGGGGATTGA
- a CDS encoding TOBE domain-containing protein: MSLPTSLTQHMVRRPHRIALLQHIAEQGSITRAAKSAGLSYKAAWDAIDELNNLAQKPLVERSVGGRGGGGAKLSEEGVRVLRLYQRLQALQAQLLETPEETSDLALLSRLMLRTSARNQLHGQVASITPFGRNDMIGLALAGGLTIDAQITHDSTLRLELEAGTDVFALIKASWLELLRPDQAVTTGHNCLTGKIEEILEAEDGPSEVRIGLPSSQTLCALAEADQLKALKLKVGSDVNVQFAPSYVLIGTPL, encoded by the coding sequence ATGTCGCTACCCACTTCCCTCACCCAACACATGGTGCGCCGCCCGCACCGTATTGCTCTGCTGCAACACATTGCCGAGCAAGGCTCGATCACGCGAGCAGCCAAAAGCGCCGGCCTGAGTTACAAAGCGGCGTGGGATGCCATCGACGAGTTGAACAACCTGGCGCAAAAGCCATTGGTTGAACGCAGCGTTGGCGGGCGTGGCGGGGGCGGCGCGAAGCTTTCGGAAGAAGGTGTCAGGGTGCTGCGCCTGTATCAGCGGCTGCAAGCGCTACAGGCCCAATTGCTCGAAACCCCGGAAGAGACCAGCGATCTGGCGCTGCTGAGCCGCTTGATGCTGCGCACCAGCGCGCGCAATCAGTTGCACGGTCAGGTTGCGAGCATCACGCCATTCGGGCGCAACGACATGATCGGCCTGGCGCTGGCAGGCGGTCTGACGATCGATGCGCAAATCACCCACGACAGCACGCTGCGACTTGAGCTCGAAGCAGGCACCGATGTGTTCGCGTTGATCAAAGCCAGCTGGCTGGAATTGCTGAGGCCTGACCAGGCAGTAACAACTGGACACAATTGCCTCACCGGTAAAATCGAGGAAATTCTCGAGGCCGAAGACGGCCCCAGCGAGGTCAGAATCGGCCTTCCCAGCAGTCAGACCTTGTGTGCCCTGGCTGAGGCGGATCAACTCAAGGCCTTGAAACTCAAGGTGGGCAGCGATGTGAACGTGCAGTTCGCGCCCTCCTACGTCCTGATCGGCACACCGCTTTGA
- a CDS encoding PhoX family protein: MKLLEDNQSTDLETLVRENSAGLTRRGFISAGALCGAAMFLGGNLLSRSVMAASVSAGNNSLLGFDSIPSATADSISLPPGYRSSVLISWGQPLHANGPAFDASGKGTAKAQELQFGDNNDGMSLFTFPGDNPDTAKRALMAINNEYTNYRYLFDHGKEPQSAEDVHKAQASEGVSVIEVKREGGQWTFVQGSKYNRRIHGNTPIHLSGPAAGHEWLKTSADKTGRNVLGTFQNCANGKTPWGTYLTCEENFTDCFGSSDPAQAFDPAAKRYGVVAASKEVNWHPHDPRFDLAKNPNELNRHGWVVEIDPFDPKSTPVKRTALGRFKHENAALTETKDGRVVVYMGDDERGEFIYKFISRDKVDHKNPKANRDLLDHGTLYVAQFNNGDSNADHPKGQGKWIELTHGKNGIDASSGFANQAEVLIHARLAASVVKATRMDRPEWIVVSPKDGQVYCTLTNNVKRGEEGQPVGGPNPRAKNQYGQILRWQETGSDAASMAFAWDLFVVAGNPGVHAGTPQGGSSNITPQNMFNSPDGLGFDKAGRLWILTDGDSTNAGDFAGMGNNQMLCADPQSGEIRRFMVGPVGCEVTGISFAPDQKALFVGIQHPGENGGSTFPEHLPNGKPRSSVMVITREDGGVIGA; encoded by the coding sequence ATGAAACTATTAGAAGACAACCAGTCCACCGACCTCGAAACGCTGGTGCGTGAGAACAGCGCCGGGCTCACTCGCCGCGGCTTTATCAGCGCAGGCGCCCTGTGCGGCGCCGCGATGTTTCTGGGCGGCAATCTGCTTAGCCGCAGCGTAATGGCCGCCAGCGTCAGCGCAGGCAACAACTCCCTGCTTGGCTTTGACAGCATTCCTTCTGCCACCGCCGACAGCATCAGCCTGCCACCAGGCTACAGATCGTCGGTACTCATCAGCTGGGGCCAGCCATTGCACGCCAATGGCCCGGCGTTCGATGCGAGTGGCAAAGGCACGGCGAAAGCGCAGGAGTTGCAGTTCGGCGACAACAACGACGGCATGAGTCTGTTCACGTTCCCCGGCGACAATCCCGACACTGCCAAGCGCGCCTTGATGGCGATCAACAACGAATACACCAACTATCGCTACCTGTTCGACCACGGCAAAGAACCCCAGTCGGCCGAAGACGTACACAAGGCGCAAGCCAGCGAAGGCGTATCGGTGATTGAAGTGAAGCGCGAGGGCGGACAGTGGACCTTCGTTCAGGGCTCGAAGTACAACCGGCGCATTCACGGCAATACGCCCATTCACCTGAGCGGCCCGGCTGCCGGGCATGAATGGCTCAAAACGTCCGCCGACAAGACCGGAAGAAACGTGCTCGGTACGTTTCAGAATTGCGCCAATGGCAAGACGCCCTGGGGCACTTATCTGACCTGCGAGGAGAACTTCACCGACTGCTTTGGCAGCAGTGATCCTGCGCAGGCATTCGACCCTGCCGCCAAGCGTTATGGTGTGGTGGCGGCGAGTAAGGAAGTGAACTGGCACCCGCATGATCCGCGCTTCGACCTGGCGAAGAACCCTAACGAGCTCAACCGTCATGGGTGGGTCGTTGAAATCGACCCATTCGATCCAAAATCCACACCGGTCAAACGCACCGCGCTGGGCCGCTTCAAGCATGAAAACGCAGCCCTGACCGAAACAAAGGACGGCCGTGTGGTGGTCTACATGGGCGACGACGAGCGTGGCGAATTCATCTACAAATTCATCAGCCGCGACAAGGTCGATCACAAGAACCCGAAAGCCAACCGTGACCTGCTCGATCACGGCACGCTGTACGTGGCGCAGTTCAACAACGGCGACAGCAATGCCGACCACCCCAAAGGCCAGGGCAAGTGGATCGAACTGACCCACGGCAAGAACGGCATCGACGCCTCGAGCGGCTTTGCCAATCAGGCCGAAGTGCTGATTCATGCGCGCCTCGCCGCCAGCGTTGTCAAAGCCACGCGCATGGACCGGCCGGAGTGGATCGTGGTCAGTCCCAAGGATGGTCAGGTCTATTGCACGCTGACCAATAACGTCAAACGGGGCGAGGAAGGCCAGCCGGTCGGTGGCCCGAACCCACGGGCGAAAAACCAGTACGGGCAGATTCTGCGCTGGCAGGAAACGGGGTCCGATGCAGCGTCCATGGCGTTCGCGTGGGATCTGTTCGTGGTCGCCGGCAATCCCGGCGTGCATGCCGGAACGCCGCAAGGCGGCTCAAGCAACATCACCCCGCAAAACATGTTCAACAGCCCCGATGGCCTGGGCTTCGACAAGGCCGGGCGGTTGTGGATTCTGACCGATGGCGACTCGACCAACGCGGGTGACTTCGCCGGCATGGGCAACAACCAGATGCTGTGCGCCGATCCGCAAAGCGGCGAGATTCGCCGGTTCATGGTCGGACCGGTGGGCTGCGAAGTCACGGGCATCAGCTTTGCGCCGGACCAGAAGGCGCTCTTCGTCGGCATTCAGCATCCCGGCGAAAACGGCGGCTCGACCTTTCCCGAGCATCTGCCCAATGGAAAGCCAAGGTCTTCGGTGATGGTGATCACGCGAGAGGATGGCGGAGTGATTGGCGCGTGA
- a CDS encoding serine/threonine protein kinase, translating to MAHPFATLTPDLVLDAVESIGFVSDARILALNSYENRVYQVGIDESQPLIAKFYRPNRWTNEAILEEHSFTAELADVEIPVVAPLVHNGQTLFEHAGFRFTLFPRRGGRAPEPGNLDQLYRLGQLLGRIHAVGATRPFEHREALGVKNFGHDSLNYLLDNDVIPRSLLPAYSSVAKDLLKRVEDAYAATPHQNIRMHGDCHPGNMMTRDEIFHIVDLDDCRMGPAVQDIWMMLAGDRQDCLSQLSELMDGYNEFNDFDPRELALIEPLRALRLLHYSAWLARRWDDPAFPHSFSWFGTERYWGDQVLALREQLAALNEEPLKLF from the coding sequence ATGGCCCACCCGTTTGCAACACTCACGCCTGACCTGGTGCTCGATGCCGTCGAAAGCATCGGTTTCGTCAGCGACGCCCGCATTCTCGCGCTCAACAGCTACGAAAATCGCGTCTATCAGGTCGGCATCGATGAAAGCCAGCCGCTGATCGCCAAGTTCTACCGGCCCAACCGCTGGACCAACGAAGCCATTCTCGAAGAACACAGCTTCACCGCAGAACTGGCCGACGTCGAAATCCCGGTGGTCGCGCCTCTGGTTCATAACGGTCAGACCCTGTTCGAACACGCAGGCTTTCGTTTCACGCTGTTCCCGCGTCGCGGCGGCCGGGCGCCGGAGCCGGGCAATCTGGATCAGCTTTATCGTCTGGGTCAGTTGCTGGGCCGCATCCACGCCGTCGGCGCCACTCGCCCTTTCGAGCACCGAGAAGCCCTGGGCGTCAAAAACTTCGGCCACGACTCGCTGAATTACCTGCTGGACAACGATGTGATTCCCCGCAGCCTGCTCCCGGCCTACTCGTCGGTGGCCAAAGATCTGCTCAAGCGCGTTGAAGATGCCTACGCCGCGACGCCTCACCAGAACATCCGCATGCACGGTGATTGCCACCCCGGCAACATGATGACCCGCGATGAGATCTTCCACATTGTCGACCTCGACGACTGCCGCATGGGCCCGGCGGTTCAGGACATCTGGATGATGCTGGCCGGTGATCGCCAGGATTGCCTAAGTCAGTTGTCGGAGTTGATGGACGGCTACAACGAATTCAACGACTTCGACCCCCGCGAGCTCGCACTGATCGAACCGCTGCGCGCTCTGCGCCTGCTGCATTACAGCGCCTGGCTCGCACGCCGCTGGGATGACCCGGCGTTCCCGCACAGCTTTTCCTGGTTTGGCACCGAGCGCTATTGGGGCGATCAGGTATTGGCCTTGCGTGAGCAACTCGCTGCCTTGAACGAGGAACCGCTGAAGCTGTTTTGA